From one Gossypium hirsutum isolate 1008001.06 chromosome D08, Gossypium_hirsutum_v2.1, whole genome shotgun sequence genomic stretch:
- the LOC107899090 gene encoding probable histone H2A.5, which produces MESTAKPAGGRKGGVKKKAVSKSVKAGLQFPVGRIARFLKKGRYAQRYGGGAPVYLAAVLEYLAAEVLELAGNAARDNKKNRINPRHVLLAVRNDEELGKLLQGVTIASGGVLPNINPVLLPKKTAAAASDSEKAKSKSPKKA; this is translated from the exons ATGGAATCAACGGCGAAGCCAGCGGGTGGTAGAAAGGGAGGAGTGAAGAAGAAGGCAGTATCTAAGTCGGTAAAAGCGGGGCTCCAATTTCCCGTGGGTCGTATAGCTCGGTTCCTCAAGAAAGGTCGTTATGCGCAGCGTTACGGCGGTGGCGCTCCCGTTTATCTTGCCGCCGTCCTTGAGTATCTTGCCGCTGAG GTTTTGGAACTGGCGGGGAATGCGGCACGTGACAACAAAAAGAACAGGATCAACCCGAGGCACGTGCTACTAGCAGTGAGGAACGACGAAGAGTTGGGTAAGCTTCTTCAAGGAGTGACCATTGCTAGTGGGGGTGTTCTTCCAAACATTAACCCAGTGTTATTACCCAAGAAAACTGCTGCTGCTGCATCTGATTCTGAAAAAGCTAAATCCAAATCCCCTAAAAAGGCATAG
- the LOC107898135 gene encoding uncharacterized protein, protein MTPGNTWNREVLHKLFDDETVKRILSIPISVSRPTDVRVWKYEGSGEYSVKSGYRALLTELLQNRANLSSIPEIYKKFFTGLWNLSIPGKIKIHVWRLFHNLVPHYENLARRSLCEVGVCPLYKAELENSEHLLWSCDILQDIWQSLLGQVPSFESSLENRERFVRTFLQANERHKKFIIISIWSLWYRRNKLVHEGVQFSKQELLGFIRGFEQELCFSREYTSQGIGLDGKVIWRPPNDGFVKLNFDASYLQDISLAVTAVMARNYKGEIVGAETYFFYEVADPFVAEARACERTLIFAHTMGLQRLVVEGDALSVIKSIRNREVGKSIIRSIVHHIQPLNRSFEEVTYTFVPREGNEAAHALAIEGRRRGVCWRWDTDVPNLVLKAVSKDWAAWVRKSQDTVGSTLADLGLWKSHCRCLFGVSFLK, encoded by the exons ATGACCCCTG GCAATACCTGGAACAGGGAGGTTTTACACAAGCTGTTCGATGATGAAACCGTCAAAAGAATCCTCTCTATACCTATTTCCGTGAGTAGGCCGACAGACGTGCGGGTTTGGAAGTATGAGGGTTCGGGTGAATACTCGGTCAAGAGCGGATACAGGGCTCTCCTTACAGAATTATTACAAAATAGAGCTAACCTATCCTCTATACCggaaatttacaaaaaattctTTACAGGGCTGTGGAATTTAAGTATTccaggaaaaattaaaatacacgTTTGGCGATTGTTTCATAACTTGGTGCCTCACTATGAAAATTTGGCGCGTCGATCTCTATGTGAAGTTGGGGTATGTCCATTGTATAAGGCTGAGTTGGAGAATTCTGAGCACCTCTTGTGGAGTTGTGATATTCTGCAGGATATCTGGCAATCGTTGTTGGGGCAGGTTCCCTCTTTTGAAAGTTCACTGGAGAATAGAGAGCGTTTTGTTAGAACGTTTTTGCAAGCGAATGAACGTCATAAAAAGTTCATCATTATATCGATTTGGAGCCTCTGGTACCGTAGAAATAAGTTAGTGCATGAAGGAGTCCAATTTTCGAAGCAGGAACTACTGGGTTTTATTAGAGGTTTTGAGCAAGAACTATGCTTTAGCAGGGAGTATACCAGCCAGGGTATAGGACTCGATGGTAAGGTAATTTGGAGACCACCGAATGATGGATTTGTCAAGCTTAATTTTGATGCATCTTATTTGCAAGATATCAGTTTGGCTGTAACAGCAGTCATGGCTAGAAATTATAAAGGTGAAATTGTTGGAGCGGAGACTTACTTTTTTTATGAGGTTGCTGACCCTTTCGTGGCAGAGGCTCGGGCTTGCGAGAGAACGTTGATTTTTGCGCATACGATGGGTCTCCAACGGCTGGTGGTGGAAGGGGATGCCTTGTCGGTCATTAAATCCATTAGAAACAGAGAGGTGGGTAAATCGATTATTAGATCGATCGTTCATCACATCCAACCGCTAAATAGGAGTTTTGAAGAGGTTACTTACACATTTGTGCCTCGGGAAGGAAATGAAGCGGCGCATGCTCTTGCCATTGAAGGAAGGAGGAGAGGGGTTTGTTGGAGATGGGATACTGATGTTCCAAACTTGGTTCTGAAGGCAGTAAGTAAGGACTGGGCTGCGTGGGTACGGAAGTCTCAAG ATACTGTGGGAAGCACGTTGGCTGATTTGGGGTTGTGGAAGAGTCACTGCAGATGTTTGTTTGGTGTTTCTTTTCTTAAGTGA
- the LOC107899092 gene encoding putative F-box/LRR-repeat protein At3g28410 isoform X2 yields MENMELHQLIKVKVVGEGNRRDETSRLNDDILIRILGFLSFKEAVRSSAISRRWQHLWKYFSGCLSFKQTKPRLASWNLNVRTRKEIAETYKDSKAYVDEWVGIALQKKTKKLQLNFGPEYYSDVRWSSVDASRVAARCYCLTKETFSSALSGIHFLTCLSVKFVGVSDEMLEHIVSICPLLESLELDHSPQLTHPKVSALRLKHLNICHCEYFIESIEIYAPNLVSFDYTGKEIPLHIKYAPKLNQVCYDDGSRSAIQHLSIHLANYLPQLVTLSIGMSVVGVVNNFPKLTSLKHLRCDALTSDGNSLRCLTSLIEASPFLHKFVLEVSHGTGEIIKKIHPSEVRVMCRSVSGHPHEYIKEVEIVGFCGNKAEAEILTYLLKNAVMLETIRIEISGGTPKKNYAYPEEIKQMTNYMINHLIQNRSPPQLLFLLL; encoded by the exons ATGGAGAATATGGAACTCCATCAACTGATAAAG GTAAAAGTAGTAGGTGAGGGGAATAGGAGGGATGAAACAAGTAGATTAAATGATGATATTCTGATCAGAATACTGGGTTTTCTCAGCTTTAAAGAAGCAGTAAGAAGCAGCGCTATTTCACGCAGATGGCAGCATCTTTGGAAGTATTTTTCAGGTTGTTTAAGCTTCAAGCAAACCAAGCCTAGACTTGCTTCCTGGAACTTGAATGTTCGGACTCGGAAGGAAATTGCCGAAACGT ATAAAGATTCCAAAGCTTATGTGGATGaatgggttgggattgcattgcaAAAGAAGACTAAAAAGCTTCAACTCAACTTTGGACCAGAATACTATAGTGACGTACGATGGAGTAGTGTAGATGCTAGTAGAGTAGCTGCTAGATGTTACTGCCTCACTAAAGAAACCTTTTCTTCAGCTTTATCTGGAATTCACTTCCTTACTTGTCTGTCTGTCAAATTTGTTGGGGTTAGCGATGAGATGTTGGAGCATATTGTTTCGATTTGTCCCTTACTCGAGAGCTTGGAGCTGGACCATTCACCACAGCTTACACATCCTAAAGTTTCAGCTTTGAGGTTGAAACACTTGAACATATGTCACTGTGAATACTTTATTGAAAGTATAGAGATTTATGCACCCAATTTGGTTTCATTTGATTACACTGGGAAGGAAATACCATTGCATATAAAGTATGCCCCCAAACTCAATCAAGTGTGCTATGATGATGGCTCACGCTCTGCTATTCAACATTTATCAATCCACCTGGCAAATTATCTTCCTCAGCTAGTGACTCTATCGATTGGGATGTCCGTTGTCGGG GTCGTAAACAACTTTCCCAAATTGACAAGTTTGAAGCACTTGCGGTGTGACGCTCTTACATCTGATGGAAATAGCCTGAGATGTTTGACATCGTTGATAGAGGCATCCCCTTTCTTGCACAAATTCGTACTGGAG GTTAGTCATGGTACTGGTGAGATTATTAAGAAGATTCACCCAAGTGAAGTGCGAGTTATGTGTAGGAGTGTGAGCGGGCATCCCCATGAGTATATAAAAGAGGTGGAAATAGTCGGCTTCTGTGGGAATAAAGCAGAAGCTGAAATTCTTACATATTTGCTTAAAAATGCAGTTATGCTTGAAACGATTCGTATAGAAATTAGTGGTGGCACACCAAAAAAAAACTATGCATATCCTGAGGAGATCAAGCAAATGACCAATTACATGATCAATCACCTCATCCAAAATCGATCACCACCTCAATTACTTTTCCTACTTTTATAG
- the LOC107899092 gene encoding F-box/FBD/LRR-repeat protein At4g26340 isoform X1, translated as MENMELHQLIKVKVVGEGNRRDETSRLNDDILIRILGFLSFKEAVRSSAISRRWQHLWKYFSGCLSFKQTKPRLASWNLNVRTRKEIAETCEFIEWVNKYLNSNQASTIDEFRIDNFDLDKDSKAYVDEWVGIALQKKTKKLQLNFGPEYYSDVRWSSVDASRVAARCYCLTKETFSSALSGIHFLTCLSVKFVGVSDEMLEHIVSICPLLESLELDHSPQLTHPKVSALRLKHLNICHCEYFIESIEIYAPNLVSFDYTGKEIPLHIKYAPKLNQVCYDDGSRSAIQHLSIHLANYLPQLVTLSIGMSVVGVVNNFPKLTSLKHLRCDALTSDGNSLRCLTSLIEASPFLHKFVLEVSHGTGEIIKKIHPSEVRVMCRSVSGHPHEYIKEVEIVGFCGNKAEAEILTYLLKNAVMLETIRIEISGGTPKKNYAYPEEIKQMTNYMINHLIQNRSPPQLLFLLL; from the exons ATGGAGAATATGGAACTCCATCAACTGATAAAG GTAAAAGTAGTAGGTGAGGGGAATAGGAGGGATGAAACAAGTAGATTAAATGATGATATTCTGATCAGAATACTGGGTTTTCTCAGCTTTAAAGAAGCAGTAAGAAGCAGCGCTATTTCACGCAGATGGCAGCATCTTTGGAAGTATTTTTCAGGTTGTTTAAGCTTCAAGCAAACCAAGCCTAGACTTGCTTCCTGGAACTTGAATGTTCGGACTCGGAAGGAAATTGCCGAAACGTGTGAGTTTATAGAGTGGGTCAATAAATATCTAAACTCAAATCAAGCTTCAACCATTGACGAATTTAGAATTGATAATTTTGATTTAGATAAAGATTCCAAAGCTTATGTGGATGaatgggttgggattgcattgcaAAAGAAGACTAAAAAGCTTCAACTCAACTTTGGACCAGAATACTATAGTGACGTACGATGGAGTAGTGTAGATGCTAGTAGAGTAGCTGCTAGATGTTACTGCCTCACTAAAGAAACCTTTTCTTCAGCTTTATCTGGAATTCACTTCCTTACTTGTCTGTCTGTCAAATTTGTTGGGGTTAGCGATGAGATGTTGGAGCATATTGTTTCGATTTGTCCCTTACTCGAGAGCTTGGAGCTGGACCATTCACCACAGCTTACACATCCTAAAGTTTCAGCTTTGAGGTTGAAACACTTGAACATATGTCACTGTGAATACTTTATTGAAAGTATAGAGATTTATGCACCCAATTTGGTTTCATTTGATTACACTGGGAAGGAAATACCATTGCATATAAAGTATGCCCCCAAACTCAATCAAGTGTGCTATGATGATGGCTCACGCTCTGCTATTCAACATTTATCAATCCACCTGGCAAATTATCTTCCTCAGCTAGTGACTCTATCGATTGGGATGTCCGTTGTCGGG GTCGTAAACAACTTTCCCAAATTGACAAGTTTGAAGCACTTGCGGTGTGACGCTCTTACATCTGATGGAAATAGCCTGAGATGTTTGACATCGTTGATAGAGGCATCCCCTTTCTTGCACAAATTCGTACTGGAG GTTAGTCATGGTACTGGTGAGATTATTAAGAAGATTCACCCAAGTGAAGTGCGAGTTATGTGTAGGAGTGTGAGCGGGCATCCCCATGAGTATATAAAAGAGGTGGAAATAGTCGGCTTCTGTGGGAATAAAGCAGAAGCTGAAATTCTTACATATTTGCTTAAAAATGCAGTTATGCTTGAAACGATTCGTATAGAAATTAGTGGTGGCACACCAAAAAAAAACTATGCATATCCTGAGGAGATCAAGCAAATGACCAATTACATGATCAATCACCTCATCCAAAATCGATCACCACCTCAATTACTTTTCCTACTTTTATAG
- the LOC107898379 gene encoding probable methyltransferase At1g29790: MGRSCFPRCGFARIIAWLQLVLGILVIVVSISSLFRFYSAGFFVHNEDICRHFYGPKDVYQGFDINDRIAEVLTTIENLHKKLEMNLQQMEKSKTRLEYKNYLEVEVLRPVYSAYTALKQLRLPKIGNGTVKEESLIDTFTTEEIRKYIAPKENRIGKINFYGTEKIYNTIGHACVLMKKELEEYMDYDIGSYCKDDWNLAQKLMVNGCDPLPQRRCLTRASKVYQKPYPINESLWKLPDDRNVRWGNYQCRNFGCLSGKNPKRGYTKCIGCFEMEKEKLKWVTNTSLQVDFLIRDVLAIKPGQIRIGLDYGVGTGTFAARMRELNVTIVSTALNLGAPFNEIIALRGLIPLYATLNQRLPFFDNTMDLIHTTGFLDGWIDLLLMDFIIFDWDRVLRPGGLLWIDRFFCNKKDMEDYTYMFQQLRYKKHKWVIAPKSQHQVYLSAVLEKPPRAI; encoded by the coding sequence ATGGGGAGATCATGTTTTCCAAGATGTGGATTTGCAAGAATAATAGCATGGCTTCAGCTTGTTTTGGGGATTCTTGTTATAGTTGTAAGTATATCAAGTCTCTTTAGGTTCTATTCTGCTGGATTTTTTGTGCACAATGAAGATATATGCCGCCATTTTTACGGTCCCAAGGATGTTTATCAAGGCTTCGATATAAACGATCGGATCGCGGAAGTACTAACAACGATTGAAAACTTGCACAAGAAATTAGAGATGAATCTGCAACAGATGGAGAAGAGCAAAACAAGATTGGAGTATAAGAACTATTTGGAAGTGGAAGTTCTTAGGCCAGTTTATAGTGCTTACACTGCTCTTAAACAGCTTCGGCTACCTAAGATTGGGAACGGTACGGTGAAAGAGGAGTCGTTGATTGATACATTCACAACGGAAGAAATCCGGAAGTATATAGCCCCGAAAGAAAACAGAATTGGGAAGATCAATTTTTACGGAACCGAGAAGATATACAATACAATAGggcatgcatgtgttttgatgaaGAAGGAACTTGAAGAGTACATGGATTATGATATAGGATCATATTGTAAAGATGACTGGAATTTAGCTCAGAAGCTTATGGTTAACGGTTGTGATCCGTTGCCTCAAAGGCGGTGCTTGACGAGAGCTTCCAAGGTGTACCAGAAGCCGTATCCCATCAACGAGTCTCTATGGAAGTTGCCTGATGACCGAAATGTAAGGTGGGGTAATTACCAGTGCAGGAATTTCGGTTGCTTGTCAGGCAAGAATCCGAAACGAGGTTACACAAAGTGTATCGGATGTTTCGAGATGGAAAAGGAGAAGCTTAAGTGGGTAACCAACACTTCCCTTCAAGTTGATTTCTTGATTAGAGATGTTCTAGCCATTAAACCGGGCCAGATAAGGATCGGTCTAGACTACGGTGTCGGCACCGGGACTTTCGCAGCAAGGATGCGAGAATTGAACGTAACGATTGTTTCAACCGCTTTGAACCTCGGGGCTCCTTTCAATGAGATCATTGCACTTAGGGGCCTAATTCCTTTGTATGCAACGTTGAACCAACGCCTTCCATTCTTCGACAACACGATGGACTTGATTCACACGACTGGGTTCTTGGACGGGTGGATCGACCTCCTGCTGATGGATTTCATAATTTTCGATTGGGACAGGGTGCTAAGACCAGGAGGACTGTTGTGGATAGACAGATTCTTTTGTAATAAAAAGGACATGGAGGACTACACGTACATGTTTCAGCAATTGAGATATAAGAAACACAAGTGGGTTATTGCTCCTAAATCACAACACCAAGTTTATCTTTCTGCTGTCTTAGAGAAACCTCCTCGAGCTATTTGA